Proteins from a single region of Psychrobacter cryohalolentis K5:
- the ybeY gene encoding rRNA maturation RNase YbeY yields MSQDSNSEASNNINDNSNENNSLDALDISASELIDDQTLDSFYSREQMLSVMAATLNYIDEQVKGGLILPYFEDIDAEQWQEKIKVLDIYITDEVEGRELNLEARQKDYATNILSYPSDLPAAIIGLMPTLPLGELIICHAVMIREAAEQNKEAVQHISHLLIHGVLHLLGFDHELGQAEQDEMERFEIEILAGLNIPNPYN; encoded by the coding sequence ATGAGCCAAGACAGCAATAGTGAGGCTAGCAACAACATTAATGATAATTCTAATGAGAACAATAGCTTAGACGCGCTTGATATTAGTGCCAGTGAGCTTATCGATGACCAGACACTTGATAGTTTTTACAGTCGGGAGCAGATGCTGTCTGTAATGGCGGCGACACTTAACTATATCGATGAGCAGGTAAAAGGTGGTCTGATACTGCCATACTTTGAAGATATCGATGCTGAGCAGTGGCAAGAGAAGATTAAGGTGCTCGATATTTATATTACTGATGAAGTCGAAGGTCGCGAGCTGAATTTAGAAGCCCGTCAAAAGGATTATGCAACCAATATCCTCTCTTATCCAAGCGACCTGCCAGCAGCCATTATTGGACTGATGCCAACGCTACCGCTTGGAGAGCTAATCATTTGCCATGCGGTGATGATACGTGAAGCAGCAGAGCAAAATAAAGAGGCTGTGCAGCATATTAGCCACTTATTAATTCATGGAGTACTGCATTTACTCGGTTTCGATCATGAGCTCGGGCAAGCCGAGCAAGATGAGATGGAGCGCTTTGAGATTGAAATTTTGGCAGGGCTCAATATTCCAAACCCTTATAACTAA
- a CDS encoding PhoH family protein, with amino-acid sequence MSRRIKFESLTPAQLKTVLGEYNNHMKYIQQRLDIKISQRQGDFCLSGDILGVERGERIIYKMVDEAQNTKDISAEELHLIIQSSLARDEDIEEDAAQLEDNEEDLDAPSEFTPISLRTRNGKIIPRGGNQQRYVRDILSSDVSFGIGPAGTGKTYLAVACAVDMIERNEIERILLVRPAVEAGEKLGFLPGDLTQKIDPYLRPLYDALYEMIGFEKVGKMIEKQIIEIAPLAYMRGRTLNNSFVILDEAQNTTPEQMKMFLTRLGFGSRAVITGDITQVDLPRGSKSGLAQAMEILSGIEEIHITKFDSKDVVRHQLVQKIVEAYDVYDDEQFALQEKRKFERMKEQERKQIVADAAAKL; translated from the coding sequence ATGAGCCGCCGTATAAAATTTGAATCCTTGACCCCAGCACAGCTCAAAACCGTGCTTGGTGAATACAACAATCACATGAAATACATTCAACAACGCCTCGATATTAAAATCAGCCAACGCCAAGGCGACTTTTGTCTAAGTGGCGACATATTGGGTGTTGAGCGCGGCGAACGTATTATTTATAAAATGGTCGATGAAGCGCAAAACACCAAAGACATCAGCGCCGAAGAATTGCATCTCATCATTCAATCAAGCCTCGCGCGCGATGAAGATATTGAAGAAGATGCAGCACAGCTAGAGGATAATGAGGAAGACTTAGACGCCCCAAGTGAATTTACGCCTATCAGCTTGCGTACCCGTAATGGCAAAATCATTCCACGTGGTGGCAATCAACAACGCTATGTCAGAGATATTCTATCGTCTGATGTGTCGTTTGGGATTGGACCTGCCGGTACCGGTAAAACCTATCTCGCGGTTGCTTGTGCAGTTGATATGATTGAGCGCAATGAGATTGAGCGTATTTTGCTCGTACGTCCTGCGGTAGAAGCTGGCGAAAAACTGGGCTTTTTACCAGGTGATTTAACGCAAAAAATTGATCCATACTTGCGTCCTTTATACGATGCACTATATGAAATGATTGGGTTTGAGAAAGTCGGTAAGATGATTGAAAAGCAAATCATTGAAATTGCCCCGCTTGCCTATATGCGTGGTCGTACTTTAAATAACTCGTTTGTCATTTTGGATGAGGCGCAGAACACCACACCTGAGCAAATGAAGATGTTTTTGACGCGTTTAGGTTTTGGTTCGCGCGCGGTCATTACCGGTGACATTACACAGGTAGATTTGCCACGTGGCAGCAAGTCAGGCTTGGCACAAGCGATGGAAATCTTAAGTGGTATTGAAGAGATTCATATCACTAAGTTTGATTCAAAAGACGTCGTACGCCATCAGTTGGTACAAAAAATCGTTGAAGCTTATGATGTCTATGATGACGAGCAGTTTGCCTTGCAGGAAAAGCGCAAGTTTGAACGTATGAAAGAGCAGGAGCGCAAACAGATAGTTGCTGATGCAGCAGCCAAACTCTAA
- a CDS encoding UbiH/UbiF/VisC/COQ6 family ubiquinone biosynthesis hydroxylase, protein MQTTESNLSKLNNIKHTAMTEQQVLIAGGGHVGLSFALLLANHGIASTLLEKNSYPTISPNDDSNRSHYLDSRNTALSRRTVQIYQEIGLWDELQSHACRIDAVQISEQGSFGRAQLNKKDEQVESFGQVMENAWLGRKLLLAAQQEPLITLIDNANVIAVDQKSDSVTLSFSYYGEEEHEQQLQGSVLVACDGRDSTVRQLLDIGTTTYDYKQTAIVGVVETDKPHEHNAIERFSPAGPLAVLPLTDPEGDGNDEYQTGYRRSVVWVCRTGEETQYLEDDAHFLATLQQAFGQRAGTFKTAGRRGAYPLTQVLADKQVDGRCVIMGNAAHTLHPVAGQGFNLCMRDAHVLAQMMSAQVLKGEDIGNPTLLKRYEKARQTDQKRVIRFCDAVVHGFTHPNPAVKLARNVALVAFDKLPNIKPLIANYAMGLKS, encoded by the coding sequence ATGCAAACTACTGAATCAAATTTATCAAAACTTAATAATATTAAACACACTGCGATGACTGAGCAGCAGGTACTTATCGCTGGTGGCGGTCATGTCGGTTTGTCGTTTGCGTTGCTATTGGCAAACCATGGTATCGCCAGTACATTGCTCGAGAAGAACAGCTATCCGACCATCAGTCCAAATGATGATAGCAATCGCAGCCACTATTTAGACAGCCGTAATACGGCATTGTCACGGCGTACGGTACAGATTTATCAAGAGATCGGGCTGTGGGATGAACTACAAAGCCATGCCTGCCGTATTGATGCCGTACAGATTAGTGAACAAGGTAGCTTTGGACGCGCGCAACTCAATAAAAAGGATGAACAAGTTGAGTCGTTTGGACAAGTGATGGAAAATGCGTGGCTTGGGCGTAAGTTACTCCTTGCTGCCCAGCAAGAGCCACTGATTACGCTCATTGATAATGCAAATGTAATAGCCGTTGACCAGAAAAGCGATAGCGTAACCCTAAGTTTTAGCTATTATGGTGAAGAAGAGCATGAGCAGCAATTGCAGGGTAGTGTGTTGGTCGCCTGTGATGGTCGCGACTCTACCGTGCGTCAGTTATTAGATATCGGTACGACTACTTATGACTATAAGCAAACGGCTATCGTCGGCGTGGTAGAAACGGACAAACCACATGAGCATAATGCGATTGAGCGTTTTAGTCCTGCCGGACCACTGGCAGTGTTGCCATTAACGGATCCAGAAGGCGACGGTAATGACGAATATCAGACTGGCTATAGACGTTCAGTCGTTTGGGTCTGCCGAACCGGAGAAGAGACGCAATACTTAGAGGATGACGCGCATTTCTTAGCGACTTTGCAGCAAGCTTTTGGTCAGCGTGCAGGCACGTTTAAAACTGCTGGTCGCCGTGGTGCATATCCATTGACACAAGTGCTGGCAGATAAACAAGTGGATGGTCGCTGCGTTATCATGGGTAATGCAGCGCACACCCTGCATCCAGTAGCAGGACAAGGGTTTAACCTATGTATGCGTGATGCTCATGTACTGGCACAAATGATGAGTGCGCAAGTACTAAAAGGCGAAGACATCGGTAATCCTACATTACTAAAGCGTTATGAGAAAGCCCGTCAAACTGACCAAAAACGCGTTATTCGTTTTTGTGATGCGGTGGTACATGGCTTTACGCATCCAAATCCAGCGGTGAAGCTGGCGCGTAATGTCGCCTTGGTTGCCTTCGATAAATTACCGAATATTAAACCATTAATTGCCAATTATGCGATGGGTCTAAAGTCTTAG
- a CDS encoding FAD-dependent monooxygenase, with translation MKNNHTLIIGGGIVGATLALKLAQDNKPVTLIDARPKRNEEDWQQILGQRDARVYALSLASIELLKEVGAWQKIAASERKADYLQMQVWQLNGVGELLFGDSTNNSDDSNQNSEPKMLGSMVEPAVIEYALWQRLSATDLKQYLTVIDGQKIVDMDWLGATQGYRVTLDNDTVIDANLLVGADGRGSFVRKQAGIELDILDYNQTAICCAIQTEKPHQATARQAMLPTGTLALLPLADITDEDKANPQHWQSIVWTLPRNQALALIEEHPRYIADKLAAASHYELGAIYKIESIASFPLAAQQAKTYVSDNLVLIGDAAHGVHPLAGQGLNLGMLDVKALSKQLAHDYNRSGGSLWGTNQTLRSYERLRRPHNSLMMHSFSALNWLFAGSLAQLRPIQQLRNEGMYRVSKIKPLMRLFAKQASGV, from the coding sequence ATGAAAAATAACCATACGCTGATTATCGGCGGCGGTATCGTCGGTGCAACGCTTGCGCTCAAACTGGCACAAGACAATAAGCCGGTGACACTCATTGATGCGCGCCCAAAGCGTAACGAGGAAGATTGGCAGCAAATACTGGGTCAACGTGATGCACGTGTTTATGCGTTAAGTCTTGCCAGTATTGAATTATTAAAAGAAGTTGGCGCTTGGCAAAAAATAGCAGCGTCAGAGCGTAAAGCTGATTACTTACAAATGCAGGTTTGGCAATTGAATGGTGTGGGCGAGCTGCTGTTCGGCGATAGTACTAATAATAGTGATGACAGTAATCAAAATTCTGAGCCGAAAATGCTTGGTAGTATGGTTGAGCCCGCAGTTATCGAATATGCATTATGGCAGCGTTTATCTGCTACCGATTTAAAGCAATATCTAACGGTTATCGATGGGCAGAAGATCGTTGATATGGACTGGCTAGGTGCAACGCAAGGCTACCGCGTGACTTTGGATAACGATACCGTGATTGACGCGAATTTATTGGTTGGTGCTGACGGTCGCGGTTCATTCGTGCGCAAGCAAGCAGGTATTGAGCTTGATATTCTTGATTATAATCAAACCGCGATCTGTTGTGCGATTCAAACTGAAAAGCCGCATCAAGCAACTGCTCGTCAAGCCATGCTGCCGACTGGTACGCTGGCATTATTGCCGCTCGCTGATATCACTGATGAAGACAAAGCCAATCCACAGCATTGGCAGTCGATTGTATGGACATTACCACGTAATCAAGCATTGGCATTGATAGAAGAACACCCGCGCTATATCGCTGATAAATTGGCTGCTGCCAGTCATTATGAGCTTGGTGCTATCTACAAAATTGAATCAATCGCCAGTTTTCCGCTAGCGGCGCAGCAAGCAAAGACTTATGTCTCGGATAATTTAGTATTGATTGGTGATGCGGCGCATGGGGTGCATCCACTTGCTGGGCAAGGGCTCAATCTTGGGATGCTCGATGTAAAAGCATTAAGCAAACAATTGGCGCATGATTATAACCGTAGTGGTGGGTCGCTTTGGGGCACCAATCAAACCTTGCGTAGCTATGAGCGCTTGCGTCGTCCGCATAACAGTCTGATGATGCACAGCTTTTCGGCGCTTAACTGGCTGTTCGCTGGCTCGCTGGCTCAATTGCGTCCTATCCAACAACTTCGTAATGAAGGTATGTATCGGGTTAGTAAAATCAAGCCATTGATGCGGCTATTTGCTAAGCAGGCGAGTGGGGTTTAG
- a CDS encoding OmpA family protein, which produces MKSKSWMTIGVVIASFMLASCQSTPETAVINGKPYIPPKVLIEPLADTDNDGVPDIIDNCPNTPEGVMTDEYGCPVAVSLIGYLTMELRVFFERNSNELQTKYLPEVEKVAEKMHSNPELVVVLSGHTSELEAAHASGDIYGEMNQEKVDKRQLGRDRAQIIKTALVKRNIATDKIYTFDCADSMPIAPNDTEEGRSMNQRIYGKALNANDFYAGSVREQSLTYYKEFCQQF; this is translated from the coding sequence ATGAAAAGTAAGTCATGGATGACGATAGGCGTTGTAATAGCTAGCTTTATGTTAGCCTCCTGCCAATCCACACCAGAAACTGCCGTAATTAATGGAAAACCATATATTCCTCCTAAAGTCTTGATAGAGCCACTTGCAGATACAGACAATGATGGCGTCCCTGACATCATAGATAATTGCCCGAATACCCCTGAGGGTGTGATGACGGATGAGTATGGTTGTCCAGTAGCAGTGAGTTTAATAGGTTATCTTACGATGGAGCTACGAGTTTTCTTTGAGCGCAATAGTAATGAGTTGCAAACGAAGTACTTGCCAGAAGTGGAAAAAGTAGCTGAAAAAATGCATAGCAATCCTGAGCTAGTAGTGGTTTTGTCTGGTCATACCTCTGAGCTTGAAGCTGCGCATGCATCAGGAGATATATACGGAGAAATGAATCAAGAAAAAGTTGATAAACGTCAATTAGGACGTGATCGGGCACAGATAATAAAAACTGCTTTGGTTAAGAGGAACATAGCTACTGATAAAATCTATACGTTTGATTGTGCTGATAGTATGCCGATTGCACCTAACGATACTGAAGAAGGTAGATCAATGAACCAGCGTATTTATGGCAAGGCGTTAAATGCCAATGATTTTTATGCAGGCAGTGTTCGCGAGCAGTCACTCACGTACTATAAAGAATTCTGTCAGCAATTTTAA
- a CDS encoding OmpA family protein, with the protein MKMLLRNTLVVLVSALTLSACQTADFSKQTSQTINMPTVAVNLDSDGDGVPNKLDQCPNTPENVVVDDRGCPHSLLFGENEFMMEARAYYDENSSEIKSEYYEQLDNAGKKMQDHLDAVMHIEGHISKREDNNANQTLSRYRVEEIKNYMTMTYNIDPDRIKTIYYGSERPIATNDAENSWLNQRIYALISNVE; encoded by the coding sequence ATGAAAATGCTATTAAGAAATACGCTTGTCGTTTTAGTCAGCGCTTTAACATTATCCGCCTGTCAAACCGCCGATTTTTCTAAGCAAACAAGTCAAACTATCAACATGCCAACGGTTGCGGTTAATTTGGATAGTGACGGCGATGGCGTTCCTAATAAGTTAGATCAGTGCCCGAATACGCCAGAAAACGTAGTAGTAGATGACAGAGGCTGTCCGCATTCCTTACTTTTTGGTGAAAACGAATTTATGATGGAAGCTAGAGCCTACTATGACGAAAATAGTAGTGAGATAAAAAGTGAGTATTATGAACAGCTAGATAACGCAGGTAAAAAAATGCAAGATCATTTGGACGCTGTCATGCATATCGAAGGGCATATATCCAAGCGTGAAGACAATAATGCCAATCAAACACTATCAAGATACCGGGTGGAAGAAATTAAAAATTATATGACCATGACATATAATATTGATCCTGATCGTATTAAGACCATTTACTATGGATCAGAGCGCCCAATTGCGACAAATGATGCCGAAAACAGTTGGCTCAATCAGCGTATTTATGCGCTTATTAGCAATGTTGAATAA
- a CDS encoding OmpA family protein: protein MKAILYLVSITLCSSLALSACQTAPKLAIDNIVTAPMPILMVSLDSDGDGYSDEIDLCPGTPRNIVTDERGCPFTGMGIGLKMEYRAFFAKGSSELSKEYQLELDTVALKLQEYYTATMRIEGHASVDEMSDTKLRPNSLARNRALIVKNYLVLKHKIDPERLNTFNYDAEQPITSSDTEEGKSMNRRVYGVATADFDSEEEMSMNRRIFEIAVEPED, encoded by the coding sequence ATGAAAGCAATTTTATATTTAGTCAGCATTACTCTTTGTAGTTCTTTGGCATTATCAGCGTGTCAAACCGCGCCAAAACTAGCGATTGATAACATAGTGACAGCGCCAATGCCAATATTAATGGTGAGCCTCGATTCTGATGGTGATGGATATTCTGATGAGATAGACCTGTGTCCAGGCACCCCAAGAAATATAGTAACAGATGAAAGGGGTTGTCCTTTTACGGGTATGGGGATAGGCCTAAAAATGGAATATCGTGCCTTTTTTGCCAAGGGCAGCAGTGAGTTATCAAAAGAGTATCAGCTTGAGCTTGATACAGTAGCCCTAAAGCTGCAAGAGTACTATACGGCAACTATGCGTATTGAGGGACACGCTTCAGTAGATGAAATGTCAGATACAAAATTGCGACCAAATTCTCTAGCAAGAAATAGGGCACTTATCGTCAAAAACTATCTTGTACTAAAGCATAAAATTGATCCTGAGCGTTTAAATACCTTTAATTATGATGCCGAACAGCCTATTACCTCTTCTGATACAGAAGAAGGTAAGTCTATGAACCGCAGAGTTTATGGGGTAGCTACTGCAGATTTTGATAGCGAAGAGGAAATGTCCATGAACCGCCGAATTTTCGAGATAGCTGTAGAGCCTGAAGATTAA
- a CDS encoding OmpA family protein, protein MTIKTHSTLLLLAASITLAGCQTTEIVPPKTTPQYENIRTMQAEIDSDGDGVLDDIDECPETPPNVVVDAKGCPIEVDVGGLEMEFNGFFPPMRNQLPDIYDAVFVKVAENLNDYPKANVFIFGHVATNEIDKDALATLGFDSLSRNRALSIKNTLVLQHHIDAKRIRTYECSNKILVTDTAFIDPSFEKLNVKNIESKQRRATLMASSLVNDLMNLKYKSDIQRYGEYAKHCKPFE, encoded by the coding sequence ATGACCATTAAAACTCATAGCACTTTATTGTTATTAGCAGCATCTATAACATTAGCAGGCTGTCAAACTACCGAAATTGTACCGCCCAAAACTACACCGCAATATGAAAACATCAGGACGATGCAAGCAGAAATTGATTCAGATGGCGATGGCGTACTTGATGATATAGACGAGTGTCCTGAAACGCCACCTAACGTAGTGGTCGATGCTAAAGGCTGTCCAATAGAGGTTGATGTGGGCGGACTTGAAATGGAATTCAATGGATTTTTTCCGCCAATGAGAAATCAATTACCCGATATCTATGATGCAGTATTTGTGAAAGTAGCAGAAAATCTTAATGATTACCCAAAAGCCAATGTTTTTATTTTTGGTCATGTAGCAACAAATGAAATTGATAAAGATGCTTTAGCGACGCTTGGTTTCGATTCTTTATCACGCAATCGCGCCCTTAGCATCAAAAATACGTTAGTCTTGCAGCATCATATTGATGCTAAGCGTATCCGTACTTATGAGTGTTCAAATAAGATTCTAGTTACAGATACAGCGTTTATAGATCCAAGTTTTGAAAAGCTTAATGTTAAAAATATTGAGTCAAAACAGCGCCGCGCCACTTTAATGGCGAGTAGTTTAGTCAATGATTTAATGAATCTTAAATATAAATCTGATATTCAAAGATATGGTGAATACGCCAAGCATTGTAAGCCTTTTGAATAA
- a CDS encoding lysine exporter LysO family protein, with protein sequence MQSLVTLVLVLMPMFIGFAIPSNPALTKIADKGLSYLVFIILGLIGIELAQVEGLGSQVGEIALYVTILSILTIGTGLFGLMLFDRLRPWHAKKPSVKSKEHRVSIRGSLTQVICVAIGFVIGYFLPANYIPPENTMTVMLMILILLVGIGLKGSGITLKEVLLNKRGVEMSIIFTLSVLVGGLIFALMFSDISWTKGLALASGFGWYSLSAIVMTDAYGAIWGSVALFNDLIREFFALIFIPVFMRKYPSASVGLGGATSLDFTLPIIQQSGGLKVVPLAISFGFIINIVAPVLMVLFSSLG encoded by the coding sequence ATGCAAAGCTTAGTTACCCTTGTCTTGGTTTTAATGCCAATGTTTATTGGCTTTGCCATTCCATCCAATCCAGCCCTGACCAAAATTGCCGATAAAGGCTTGTCTTATTTGGTCTTTATTATTTTAGGCTTGATTGGTATTGAGCTGGCACAAGTCGAAGGACTTGGCAGTCAGGTAGGTGAAATCGCACTGTATGTCACGATATTATCAATACTGACAATTGGAACTGGATTATTTGGGTTAATGCTGTTTGACCGTTTGCGCCCGTGGCATGCCAAAAAACCCAGTGTTAAATCTAAAGAACATCGCGTCAGTATTCGCGGCAGCCTCACTCAAGTTATCTGTGTAGCAATAGGTTTTGTGATCGGTTATTTCTTGCCAGCCAACTATATACCGCCTGAGAACACCATGACGGTCATGCTAATGATATTAATCTTGCTGGTTGGTATTGGACTAAAAGGCTCGGGTATTACTCTAAAAGAAGTACTGCTTAATAAACGCGGTGTCGAGATGAGTATTATTTTTACATTATCGGTATTAGTTGGTGGGCTTATCTTTGCGCTGATGTTTAGCGATATCTCTTGGACGAAGGGCTTAGCACTAGCGTCAGGATTTGGTTGGTATTCGCTATCTGCGATTGTGATGACCGATGCTTATGGGGCAATTTGGGGCAGTGTTGCGCTATTTAACGACTTGATACGTGAGTTCTTTGCGTTGATATTTATCCCCGTCTTTATGCGTAAATATCCGTCTGCCTCGGTCGGACTTGGCGGTGCGACCAGTTTAGATTTTACTTTGCCAATTATTCAGCAATCAGGTGGTCTAAAAGTGGTGCCATTGGCGATTAGCTTTGGCTTTATTATTAATATTGTCGCGCCCGTGCTAATGGTATTGTTTTCGTCTTTGGGGTAA
- the nadB gene encoding L-aspartate oxidase, protein MSANWLNGKDNCNAHQILDAVVITDVLIVGAGLAGLSTALALPESLSITILSKAALEVCSSHYAQGGIAASLDKNDSVADHITDTLIAGAGLCAADNTTNILSAGQQAVQWLCEQGVPFTQIPQANKKYNTEQKVFTKLQTADLHLTKEGGHGCRRVAHADDATGRHIMEALTIKAQAASNITILPYHEALYLLTDNSDNRCQGAQVFDHIIQRQITFHSRAVVLASGGLGQLFQRASAPNVCVGDGVMMAWQAGCRLANLEFIQFHPTGLALGDSSFLISEALRGEGGRLYCPQTGDRFMLEIDERAELAPRDIVARAIAEQINNNGLGYVHLDVSHLPAEFLQEHFPQIYQTLLALGIGITKEPIPVAPTAHYSCGGVVTDANGVTDVAGLYAAGEVAYTGLHGANRLASNSLLECVVVGRNIAADLPRYLKALENLDTAAIYESINLSAPTIWTAPTLKDTQAITLSSFITHPLTSDDYEDTDSNIDTNNQAGKITTELKILMTTYMGITRTAESLEQMLIQIQQWQQWLEKSELSQPNINASDDAMTIDKLAHFQLARQLQLATLIVQSACQRLESRGGHYRRDYPNLAATARISVIEPLSNQAICPLSGINNPTSEIQKHHKFVQSEQAV, encoded by the coding sequence ATGAGCGCGAACTGGTTAAATGGCAAAGATAACTGTAATGCACATCAGATCCTTGATGCTGTTGTGATAACAGATGTACTTATCGTTGGGGCTGGGCTTGCAGGATTAAGCACCGCGCTTGCTTTACCGGAGTCGCTGAGCATTACCATATTAAGTAAAGCTGCATTGGAAGTTTGCTCAAGCCATTACGCCCAAGGCGGTATCGCCGCAAGCTTGGACAAAAATGATTCGGTAGCTGACCATATTACCGATACGCTAATCGCTGGTGCAGGATTATGTGCAGCGGATAATACGACAAACATCCTCAGCGCTGGACAACAAGCGGTTCAATGGCTATGTGAGCAAGGCGTACCCTTTACTCAGATTCCTCAAGCTAATAAAAAATACAATACTGAGCAAAAAGTCTTCACTAAATTGCAAACTGCTGATTTACATCTAACCAAGGAAGGCGGTCATGGCTGTAGACGCGTTGCCCATGCTGATGATGCAACGGGTCGCCATATTATGGAAGCCTTGACTATAAAAGCGCAAGCCGCTTCTAATATAACTATTTTGCCCTACCATGAAGCACTGTATTTATTAACTGACAACAGTGATAACCGATGCCAAGGGGCGCAAGTTTTTGATCATATTATTCAGCGCCAAATCACATTTCATAGTCGCGCGGTTGTCTTAGCCAGTGGTGGTTTAGGGCAATTATTTCAACGAGCCAGCGCGCCCAACGTCTGTGTCGGTGATGGCGTTATGATGGCGTGGCAAGCAGGCTGCCGTTTGGCAAATTTAGAATTCATCCAATTTCATCCGACTGGTCTAGCACTAGGAGATAGCAGCTTTTTGATTTCTGAAGCTTTACGCGGCGAAGGTGGGCGCTTATATTGTCCACAAACTGGCGACCGCTTTATGCTAGAGATTGATGAGCGTGCAGAACTGGCGCCGCGAGATATTGTCGCTCGGGCAATAGCTGAGCAGATTAATAATAACGGACTTGGCTACGTTCATCTTGACGTCAGTCACTTGCCAGCGGAATTTTTGCAAGAGCATTTCCCTCAGATTTATCAGACACTATTAGCACTTGGTATTGGTATAACTAAAGAGCCAATTCCGGTTGCCCCAACCGCCCATTATAGCTGTGGCGGCGTGGTCACTGATGCTAATGGCGTAACCGATGTAGCAGGTCTTTATGCCGCTGGTGAAGTTGCTTATACAGGTCTGCATGGAGCAAACCGTTTGGCGAGCAATTCACTTTTGGAATGCGTAGTGGTTGGCCGCAATATCGCCGCTGATTTACCTCGCTATTTAAAAGCGTTAGAGAATCTAGATACTGCTGCCATTTATGAGAGCATAAACTTATCAGCACCTACCATTTGGACAGCGCCAACACTCAAAGATACTCAAGCCATTACGCTCTCTTCTTTTATTACACATCCATTGACTTCAGATGATTACGAGGACACTGATAGCAATATAGATACTAATAATCAGGCTGGCAAAATAACTACAGAATTAAAAATTTTAATGACCACCTATATGGGTATCACTCGCACTGCCGAATCATTAGAGCAAATGTTAATACAGATACAGCAATGGCAACAGTGGCTTGAAAAATCTGAGTTAAGTCAGCCCAATATAAATGCTTCAGACGACGCTATGACCATTGATAAACTTGCACACTTTCAATTAGCAAGACAGTTACAATTAGCGACTTTAATTGTTCAGTCTGCTTGTCAGCGCCTTGAAAGTCGTGGCGGACACTATCGTAGGGACTATCCCAACCTAGCAGCCACTGCTCGCATTAGTGTGATTGAGCCATTATCAAATCAAGCTATTTGCCCATTAAGTGGTATCAATAATCCCACTTCAGAAATTCAGAAACATCATAAATTTGTCCAATCCGAACAAGCAGTATAG